CACACCTGAAGATGATGACATGGTCCAATCCTTCTCAAGTTAGAGTAGAAATCAGCCCTTGTCAGAGGACGCCTCTCACAGCGAGTAAATACTATCATACCAAAAACAACGTGGCATTGTACTGCAGCTTGGCACGGACCCAGTATTCCGCAGTCTCGACCTCAAAATCCACGTGTCCTATCCATAATTATCGCTCGATCAAATCAGGTCTACATGCGTCCAACTAAATCACTTACAACAACAACCACAGTAAGTCTGGGCAGATTTTAACCACGGCATAGCGCCATGCTTGTCTTTATTTGAAGCGCTAAACCTTGAATAAatgattgagttgaaacttccACAACGGTTTAATGTACCTTGTACATGTAAATAACATAGAAAACAGCAAACGATATAAGTTTGAGTTTACCTGATTTCGCACATGACCTTCCTGAGATTGAGTTTTTACAAGAAGATATTTTCCTCAattatcattcattcattatgaaAAGTTATGAGCTTCGACAAGTAAGTAACCTTCAGCTTGAAGATTTCACAGACATAAACGAAATACATGATGCGCGGTAAAAATAATAACTATGCTACGGAAAAAACCtgtcaaatcaaaatgacaTCTGCATCACTACAATGCTTTTAatgtgtaaataaaaaataaataaaaaaacagagaaattacaattcaaaattgtcagtGGAATACTACTCTCGTAAAAGAATGTTGTAGAGTTTAAAGTAAAGTAATGTTACGTTACTCTTTTCGTCACTGAGAAAAGCAGAATAAAGACCTCTTTATAATCAGTTCATACTTTTACGTCAAAACAGTGTTCTACAGTGTTCTTTCTTGTTGCAAATTTGTGCTTTCTTGATCTtgcccttatatatatatatatatatatatatatatatatatatatatatatatatatattatatatgtatatattatctCGGACATGCGTACTGTGgtaagttttgtttgttttattgcaTCAACTGCTAAGCCTGATGAAGATGTGCTAGCCATATCGAAACGTTGCTTTAAACAAGTTCTCTTTGGGATTAGAAGGAAGATTTTAGAACAATACGACTTGAAGGTTCTACTAGTCAACGTATTTTgttataattaatatatatatatatatatatatatatatatatatatatatatatatatatatatatatacacatatacatcgaCACTATGCAATTGAATATATCCTGACTGAAAGAGGCGACTGAAATATTTGTACTCGGAGATAAAACACAAGTAAAGACGGTGTCTTGACAACAAAAACTGAGAATTTCGATTGAGTTCATAGGCAACACGATCGCATGACATCACTCAAGCATAATCAAGGTCCGGGTCGATCACAACATAAGCGAGTCGCTCTGATACATATGAAATCGGGTTTTGGGTGTCACGTGAGTGCGTTCATTCCCGATGGAAGACTTGTCTTCATAGATTCTGTGTTGCATAAACCCGTAAAGTTAATAACTTCTGGACAATTATCGCGAGCTTTATCCAAGGATGGGCGACGTTGGCTTACGGTTGACTATCGTCATTGCTGGTGAGTTAGACACCGTGAGATGGgcattgaacatttgaaaaattgcaaattgtaCGAGAAATACTTGTCCCGGAGTGCACTTTAACTGACTGGAGTTATCACGTCTCCTGGGAGCTTTCGATGACCTTAAGCGGACTCGCCCTCTTGAGTTCTCGTAATTGACCGAGCAAAGAGTGTGGTCTGTTTGACTATAAAGCGAAGAGATACTTCTATGCGCTGACCGAATGAGATCAAATCTCTGATACTGGCCTTTGTTGACCTTAGGTGCCCTGCCCCTTTGAGCTCTGCGTGACCTTAGATGACCGTGCTCCAATCCTCCAAGGCGATTTTGACATGGTACGGAGCACCAGAAAGTTATTCTAGGTGCATACTTCGAAGGTGCTGATGTAGCTTGAATGCATGTTAGCTAAATAAATTCTAGAGGGTAGTGTTTCACAAGACTAATCTTGATGCCAGCGTCACATtctgagagagaaaaaaactgACATGTTTCTTTGATGACCTCAAACAGGCTCGATCCAGTTGATCAATGCAGCCATATTTACCTGCTTagatagacttggttcaagtcggtgaatttctaaaaataaaatcatttgcagtagtttctcatgtgtctctcctatttccaTACAAACcgatttggaatttggcagcccaggccaggttttcctagcgattgaatgcgttacctttgagtctgcgcagtcgtGAGTTAGTTTCCGCtcattccgggagaaactctcCTGTATAGCGTTTACCCAACTCACGCGGTTTTTTTttcctcgagggtctatggtttaccccactcaaacattcacgaatcacagacttgaaccaagtctactgtctagataaaatcaaaatttgtggATTAAACGGATGGACATAAAATACAGGATTGATTAATCCACAAACGCAAGAAATTTCTTCGGAATTGCTTTCGACCATGGCGCCACGTATGGCGAGAGTTACCGATTCAGCAAAATTTGCGACACATCTCATAATACCAAACAAGATTTGCTTTTCAACATCTTGCCCACAGTCAGCTACCACAGATACAAGGAAACGACTCCGCTCAACGATGACAAATGGTACAGGAGAGCAAGAGTTCCTAAAATGTACAGTAGGCATAACTTCTGCCAGGTGCTTGGGGACGATACCACTTGAAATTGTCCAACGCAACATGTACCTCCCTTCCTCGATTGTCGATAAAATCATAGAGACAGTCCGACTTTTTGGCGTATCTTGTTTCATTTGCCTCGGTGAATGCCACCCAAAGTTTATCGCGCGTGCATACGTTCAAATCGTCGTCCGAGTCGTGCGATTCTGCGGGATGCGTTGCGTGGATGTCTTCTGGGCGTGCGCAGAACACTGTGTCCGGGCCGAAGTAGAATTTCTGTCCTTCTAAAGGTTTAACTCTTTGGTCAATGTAGATGTGGTCTTGCTCAACCGGTATTAACGCCTGTTCGTTCTTAACGTAGCAGTTTATCCAGGTCGGTAGATTTTTACAGACGATCATTTCTTTGGGTTTGCGAGGCGCGAAAGGCATGCAGCAACCCTCCAATACAGGGTACGAGTTGAGAATATACGCCCGCGATTTGTGAATCAAAGTGTAATACATGGCCATGATGATGACGCCGAGCAACGTGCAACCAATCACGGCGACCAGCACAAGGGTGTCATAAACACTGGAGCCCTTGCCTAGAAAGTACCACAGCAGTATCATCGTGATGTTCTCAACGACGTACAAGATGTAATATTGCAGCATGGTGCCTCGGATTCGCTTCTTGTTGCTGACGTGGAAGAAGAGGAAGATACAGAAAATGCTGTTTGTGATCAGTCGTACGTAGCGAACGTCGTTGAAAATACCGCGATAAAGTTTGAAGTATAGCGAACGACCGAAGACAATCGCCCAGTGCAGGAAAATGACTAAAATTATATAATAGTGGAAAGCGATGGTGAAATACACCAAGGTCAGCGATCTTGCGGCTAACAGCAAACCCTTGTAAACaaagataaaaaatatttgtatcgAATCTGTGCGGGTTTTGTGGTCTCTACCGTGAAAAATAATTTGGATTTCGCGGAAGTATTTCTCGGGGCTAGTCACTCCCCATACGAGTGTAATGAATGAAAGTATTGCACTGATATACTGAATGTACGTGTTATTCTGGTACTTGACAATGACATAAAGATTGATGAGTAGCTGAGGTAGAGATTCCGTCAGACTCTCCATCATCCAGAGCCTGAACAGCAAGTCATCCTCGAACTTCAAATCCAAGTACTTTTTCTGAACCTCGTTCTCGGGCAGATCGTAGGCGACCTCCCCTCTGTTGACTTTTCTTTCATTATCGCGCTGAAATTTCCTCTCTTTGACGTCACCCGTGACGTAGTCGCGGAAGCGTTTGCCAAAGTTATGGGCAAGGACAAACCGCCGAGCGAACACGGCACATTGCATTAGAAATGTATTCAAGAACAGATGCACTACGTTGTTGCACAAAATCTTTCCACACGTCTCCTTACATCCACATTTTGTGTCGTCTTCCGTTTCCTTTGTTTCGTCTTTGATTTCTCCGTTCGGTGCTTTTCCCGCGTGTTCTTCGGCCTCGTCCTCTAGCGTCGCTATGCTGCTGCTGGCCGTGGCATCG
This DNA window, taken from Ptychodera flava strain L36383 chromosome 4, AS_Pfla_20210202, whole genome shotgun sequence, encodes the following:
- the LOC139131698 gene encoding uncharacterized protein — protein: MACSKLIPYSVWLFIDVIWYLGTAILVLSDVIFDILTCVNYYHEGWYISFILGVMFLVIPPAIIGIADFCEIDFISVGDEEAEASIEKRNRKKGKRRKGADEESRSRDLDEDGESRISAETRAYQFRPANEEEEEEALLKTSLCLNQGSPYPTRHRTSRTPSRLSSEGALSETSELMSAESGPSNVERRNSVEMENKAETTDVLLSEGALSEMSELMSAESGPSNVERRNSVEMESKTETTDIAVHRGDSREDGDVIVKIPGEYYNNSVEGSASVTVCSNNESNGQGEEGRDNPSAGRDVDFTVGSDGDSDTMDGKGTCRAPSYVYYRSGQLGSGDDIGTLKVVDGLARPDATASSSIATLEDEAEEHAGKAPNGEIKDETKETEDDTKCGCKETCGKILCNNVVHLFLNTFLMQCAVFARRFVLAHNFGKRFRDYVTGDVKERKFQRDNERKVNRGEVAYDLPENEVQKKYLDLKFEDDLLFRLWMMESLTESLPQLLINLYVIVKYQNNTYIQYISAILSFITLVWGVTSPEKYFREIQIIFHGRDHKTRTDSIQIFFIFVYKGLLLAARSLTLVYFTIAFHYYIILVIFLHWAIVFGRSLYFKLYRGIFNDVRYVRLITNSIFCIFLFFHVSNKKRIRGTMLQYYILYVVENITMILLWYFLGKGSSVYDTLVLVAVIGCTLLGVIIMAMYYTLIHKSRAYILNSYPVLEGCCMPFAPRKPKEMIVCKNLPTWINCYVKNEQALIPVEQDHIYIDQRVKPLEGQKFYFGPDTVFCARPEDIHATHPAESHDSDDDLNVCTRDKLWVAFTEANETRYAKKSDCLYDFIDNRGREVHVALDNFKWYRPQAPGRSYAYCTF